A window of Polaromonas hydrogenivorans contains these coding sequences:
- the tnpA gene encoding IS200/IS605 family transposase, translating into MNKNKELRQGRHCVFAIHVHLVFVTKYRRGVFKAEHMAAMQGIMASICKDFEAQLVEFNGEADHVHLLVNYPPKVALSTLVNSLKGVSSRLMRKEYGDFHPWLKRRGVLWSPSYFAASCGGAPIEILRQYIQQQQAIDA; encoded by the coding sequence TTGCGATTCATGTGCATTTGGTCTTTGTTACGAAATATCGCCGTGGGGTATTCAAGGCTGAACACATGGCAGCGATGCAGGGCATCATGGCCTCCATCTGCAAGGACTTTGAAGCACAACTGGTTGAGTTCAATGGCGAGGCTGACCATGTGCATTTGCTGGTGAACTACCCACCAAAGGTTGCGCTATCGACGCTGGTGAACAGCTTGAAGGGTGTCTCCAGCCGGTTGATGCGAAAAGAGTATGGAGACTTCCACCCTTGGCTAAAACGCCGTGGTGTGCTGTGGTCGCCAAGCTACTTTGCCGCATCGTGTGGGGGCGCGCCGATTGAAATACTCAGGCAGTACATCCAGCAGCAGCAGGCTATCGACGCGTAG